One Vanessa cardui chromosome 14, ilVanCard2.1, whole genome shotgun sequence DNA segment encodes these proteins:
- the LOC124535202 gene encoding alpha-2-macroglobulin receptor-associated protein isoform X2, giving the protein MILQRCISFVILTLFITCVLSENKYSRSSNEKKIVDKKIKDVNFRTLEKPFRMNKLNIVWVKAQQRLTEPKLKSLYSDLMIQDKEEITYKRVKSEGGDKEGLKEAELRRKLTNIMSLYGLLEHFEDVPERQKQDPAYNSAMDGYINKSLFKDKKLNMLWAKAEASGFTSEELSALREEFMHHQEKIDQYHDLLVNMETVDSEAHKNAVDDEEIDKFNEINYEKDNGENLSKDFVNRANLVREKHRGLRDGYDRLQRIAAKGPNNKEFIEPKVQGLWRIAAAANFTVEELASLKVELQHYESRLLKLRTLHADQIAAAGDKMDHFADQQQLLKKHTRKVEKLHADLESRIMARHTEL; this is encoded by the exons ATGATTCTACAGCGATGTataagttttgttattttaacattgtttATTACTTGCGTTCTTAGTGAAAACAAGTATAGTCGTTCATCAAACGAAAAGAAGATAGTagataaaaagataaaagatgTGAATTTTAGAACACTTGAAAAGCCGTTTAGaatgaataaattgaatatcGTTTGGGTAAAAGCTCAACAG CGCCTAACTGAACCAAAATTGAAATCGCTATACAGTGATTTAATGATTCAAGACAAAGAGGAAATTACTTATAAGAGAGTTAAAAGCGAAGGAGGCGATAAAGAAGGTCTGAAGGAGGCAGAGTTGCGGCGTAAATTAACGAACATTATGTCTTTATATGGTCTACTAGAACATTTTGAAGATGTACCCGAAAGGCAAAAACAAGATCCT GCGTACAACTCTGCAATGGATGGATATATCAATAAGAGCCTTTTTAAGGATAAAAAACTCAACATGCTCTGGGCTAAAGCCGAGGCTTCTGGATTTACGAGTGAAGAGTTATCAGCTTTAAGGGAAGAATTTATGCATCATCAGGAAAAAATAGATCAATACCATGATTTGTTAGTTAATATGGAGACAGTTGATTCAGAAGCTCATAAAA ATGCAGTAGATGATGAAGAAATTGATAAGTTTAATGAAATCAATTATGAGAAAGACAATGGAGAGAATCTTAGTAAAGACTTTGTCAATAGAGCTAATTTAGTCCGAGAAAAGCACAGAGGTTTGAGAGATGGTTATGACAGGTTACAGAGGATTGCTGCTAAAg GaccaaataataaagaatttattgAACCGAAAGTGCAAGGACTATGGCGTATAGCAGCAGCTGCTAATTTTACTGTTGAAGAATTAGCATCATTAAAA gTTGAACTACAACATTATGAATCCCGACTTTTAAAACTTCGCACATTGCACGCAGACCAA ATTGCAGCCGCCGGTGACAAGATGGATCACTTCGCTGACCAGCAGCAGTTGTTAAAGAAACACACTCGAAAGGTGGAGAAGTTACACGCAGATCTCGAAAGCAGGATCATGGCGCGACACACAGAACTATAA
- the LOC124535202 gene encoding alpha-2-macroglobulin receptor-associated protein isoform X1, with protein MILQRCISFVILTLFITCVLSENKYSRSSNEKKIVDKKIKDVNFRTLEKPFRMNKLNIVWVKAQQRLTEPKLKSLYSDLMIQDKEEITYKRVKSEGGDKEGLKEAELRRKLTNIMSLYGLLEHFEDVPERQKQDPAYNSAMDGYINKSLFKDKKLNMLWAKAEASGFTSEELSALREEFMHHQEKIDQYHDLLVNMETVDSEAHKNAVDDEEIDKFNEINYEKDNGENLSKDFVNRANLVREKHRGLRDGYDRLQRIAAKGPNNKEFIEPKVQGLWRIAAAANFTVEELASLKVELQHYESRLLKLRTLHADQVSNYEKHHSKIAAAGDKMDHFADQQQLLKKHTRKVEKLHADLESRIMARHTEL; from the exons ATGATTCTACAGCGATGTataagttttgttattttaacattgtttATTACTTGCGTTCTTAGTGAAAACAAGTATAGTCGTTCATCAAACGAAAAGAAGATAGTagataaaaagataaaagatgTGAATTTTAGAACACTTGAAAAGCCGTTTAGaatgaataaattgaatatcGTTTGGGTAAAAGCTCAACAG CGCCTAACTGAACCAAAATTGAAATCGCTATACAGTGATTTAATGATTCAAGACAAAGAGGAAATTACTTATAAGAGAGTTAAAAGCGAAGGAGGCGATAAAGAAGGTCTGAAGGAGGCAGAGTTGCGGCGTAAATTAACGAACATTATGTCTTTATATGGTCTACTAGAACATTTTGAAGATGTACCCGAAAGGCAAAAACAAGATCCT GCGTACAACTCTGCAATGGATGGATATATCAATAAGAGCCTTTTTAAGGATAAAAAACTCAACATGCTCTGGGCTAAAGCCGAGGCTTCTGGATTTACGAGTGAAGAGTTATCAGCTTTAAGGGAAGAATTTATGCATCATCAGGAAAAAATAGATCAATACCATGATTTGTTAGTTAATATGGAGACAGTTGATTCAGAAGCTCATAAAA ATGCAGTAGATGATGAAGAAATTGATAAGTTTAATGAAATCAATTATGAGAAAGACAATGGAGAGAATCTTAGTAAAGACTTTGTCAATAGAGCTAATTTAGTCCGAGAAAAGCACAGAGGTTTGAGAGATGGTTATGACAGGTTACAGAGGATTGCTGCTAAAg GaccaaataataaagaatttattgAACCGAAAGTGCAAGGACTATGGCGTATAGCAGCAGCTGCTAATTTTACTGTTGAAGAATTAGCATCATTAAAA gTTGAACTACAACATTATGAATCCCGACTTTTAAAACTTCGCACATTGCACGCAGACCAAGTAAGCAATTATGAAAAACATCATAgtaag ATTGCAGCCGCCGGTGACAAGATGGATCACTTCGCTGACCAGCAGCAGTTGTTAAAGAAACACACTCGAAAGGTGGAGAAGTTACACGCAGATCTCGAAAGCAGGATCATGGCGCGACACACAGAACTATAA